One part of the uncultured Bacteroides sp. genome encodes these proteins:
- a CDS encoding DUF4248 domain-containing protein, translating into MIKTVEEFKIRAYTKVELACLYNPYMTIPGALRILARWIAGNSGLTAELSALEYNHRNRIYTPRQVKAIVEHLGEP; encoded by the coding sequence ATGATAAAAACAGTAGAAGAATTTAAAATCCGGGCATATACCAAGGTAGAACTGGCTTGTCTTTACAATCCGTACATGACTATTCCCGGAGCCTTGCGCATACTTGCCCGCTGGATAGCCGGTAACAGCGGGCTAACAGCCGAACTTTCCGCTCTGGAATACAATCATCGTAACAGGATTTATACGCCACGTCAGGTAAAAGCAATTGTTGAGCATTTAGGCGAGCCATAA
- a CDS encoding TolC family protein → MKEKKRTIRLLTAALVCLAALVPVKAQNGTRFLSLNEAMESAFKGNKQLLTTSLDEKIATSDYRKSDAIFMPQVNVSYSVMATNDPLNVFGFKLQQQSVKAEDFNPTLLNSPDALTDFNANIEVQMPLFNLDQIYMRKAAAAQKDAARYGTIRMKEYISFEVKKAYLQLQLAYREKGVLEEALGTSKEVYASVERFFAQGLIRKSDVLNAKVHVSGMETNLEKAKSAIANASDYLSLLMGQPTGVVYQVEEPASAMIASNGSVSDLRSDFQAMEKAMTATEMMRKSSGFSMVPRLNAFGTYQWNDKKFASFGSDSYLVGVRLSWTLFNGNQSKYNARSSKLMGMKLQEQLSNEKMKAQLEYNKTSRDLDDIAFELRKQNDMVEQATEALRITKDRFDQGLEKTADVLIAQTQLSGQQLNYARTVYKQNLTATYMEFITANESTNK, encoded by the coding sequence ATGAAAGAAAAGAAGAGAACTATCAGATTACTAACGGCCGCCTTAGTTTGTTTAGCGGCTCTGGTACCTGTAAAAGCACAAAACGGCACACGTTTTCTTAGTCTGAATGAGGCTATGGAGAGTGCTTTCAAGGGAAACAAGCAACTACTTACCACTTCACTGGATGAAAAGATTGCCACGTCCGATTACCGGAAAAGCGATGCGATCTTTATGCCTCAGGTAAATGTTTCCTACTCGGTAATGGCTACCAATGATCCGCTTAATGTGTTTGGATTCAAACTGCAGCAACAGTCTGTAAAAGCGGAAGACTTTAATCCTACCTTACTTAATAGCCCCGATGCATTGACTGATTTCAATGCAAACATCGAGGTACAAATGCCTTTATTTAATCTGGATCAGATTTATATGCGAAAGGCTGCGGCGGCTCAAAAGGATGCTGCCCGCTATGGCACCATTCGCATGAAGGAATATATATCTTTTGAGGTGAAGAAAGCTTATCTGCAACTTCAGCTGGCTTACCGCGAAAAGGGTGTGCTGGAGGAAGCTTTGGGAACTTCGAAGGAGGTTTATGCTTCTGTAGAGCGTTTCTTTGCTCAGGGATTGATTCGTAAATCGGACGTACTGAATGCTAAAGTGCACGTAAGCGGCATGGAAACGAACCTGGAAAAAGCAAAGAGTGCCATAGCCAATGCTTCTGATTACCTGAGCTTGCTGATGGGGCAACCTACTGGCGTAGTTTATCAGGTGGAGGAACCAGCCTCAGCAATGATAGCTTCCAATGGTTCGGTATCTGATCTTCGTTCTGACTTTCAGGCAATGGAAAAGGCTATGACGGCTACGGAGATGATGAGGAAATCTTCAGGGTTCTCTATGGTACCTCGGCTGAATGCTTTCGGCACGTATCAATGGAACGATAAGAAGTTTGCTTCCTTTGGTTCTGACAGCTATCTGGTTGGTGTACGTCTTTCGTGGACATTGTTTAATGGGAACCAAAGCAAGTACAACGCTCGCTCGAGTAAGCTGATGGGCATGAAACTGCAGGAGCAGCTGAGCAACGAGAAAATGAAGGCGCAACTGGAATACAACAAGACCAGCAGGGATCTGGACGACATTGCTTTTGAACTTCGCAAACAGAATGATATGGTGGAACAGGCTACGGAAGCTCTCCGCATCACAAAGGATCGTTTCGATCAGGGACTGGAAAAGACAGCGGATGTGTTGATAGCTCAGACACAATTATCTGGTCAGCAACTCAACTATGCGCGTACTGTTTACAAGCAAAATCTCACGGCTACTTATATGGAGTTCATCACAGCCAACGAATCAACTAATAAATAA
- a CDS encoding Crp/Fnr family transcriptional regulator produces MDLFDEITEFKTSMAIRKKLVEYSVVKTFKEGENILREGAYIKGVPIVATGSVRVMRTNDDGREILLYYIKTGESCVMSILGGLHNDTSKVKAVAEEDTEVFFIPNDKLAMLIKEFPQFLDYIFRLYHKRFEESLDIINEIAFKKMDERLLALLEKKAELYHDRTINITHEQLANELGTARVVISRLLKQLEEYGAVSLGRNKLTLLKSLEGFTPEK; encoded by the coding sequence ATGGATCTTTTTGATGAAATTACGGAATTCAAGACTTCAATGGCTATTCGTAAGAAACTGGTGGAGTATAGTGTGGTTAAGACTTTCAAGGAGGGTGAAAACATTCTTCGCGAAGGGGCTTACATTAAAGGTGTTCCTATTGTGGCTACTGGTAGCGTGAGGGTGATGCGTACCAATGACGACGGCAGGGAGATTTTGCTTTACTACATTAAAACCGGTGAGAGCTGTGTGATGTCTATTCTTGGTGGATTGCACAACGACACCAGCAAAGTAAAAGCGGTAGCGGAAGAGGATACGGAGGTTTTCTTTATCCCTAACGATAAGCTGGCTATGCTAATAAAGGAGTTTCCGCAGTTTCTGGATTATATTTTCAGGCTCTATCACAAGCGTTTTGAAGAGTCTCTGGATATTATAAACGAGATTGCTTTCAAGAAGATGGATGAACGTCTGCTGGCTCTACTGGAAAAGAAAGCGGAACTCTATCACGACCGGACAATCAATATTACTCATGAGCAGCTGGCCAATGAACTGGGCACGGCACGAGTGGTAATCTCTCGCTTACTGAAGCAACTGGAAGAGTATGGCGCAGTGAGTCTTGGACGCAACAAGCTGACTCTACTAAAATCTTTAGAAGGGTTTACTCCGGAAAAATAA
- a CDS encoding efflux RND transporter periplasmic adaptor subunit — MKSVRYVSVMFFSLVMAGGMFQACSSSDKEAKVKEEAVAVVTALPSSTEESGVLASGQIEAGQTAVISTRVMGSISRIYVKAGDKVAKGQLLVSISNADIMAQRAQADAAISEAKAAAAVSAKDLERFKQLYQNQSASAKELENVTLQHQSISSKLETALQMRNQVNAMLAYTRITAPFSGVITKKFMDEGSMANPGMPLLALEQSGNFQAVVSVPESDIARIKQGATVNLTVKSLGITFPGTISEISPSSQFTGGQYGVKVAISDSKSLGIKAGMYVNVLIPGEQVKSSQPARMTIPVKAIVNNEQLTGVYVVSKENKALLRWVRLGKQMGDRVEVLSGLAPDERFVVSTEGRVYNGSKVIESK, encoded by the coding sequence ATGAAATCAGTAAGATATGTATCCGTAATGTTTTTCTCTCTGGTAATGGCCGGAGGTATGTTTCAAGCTTGTTCTTCTTCGGATAAGGAAGCAAAAGTGAAGGAAGAGGCTGTGGCTGTAGTAACTGCTTTACCATCGTCTACCGAGGAATCGGGTGTATTGGCAAGCGGACAGATTGAAGCGGGACAAACAGCTGTAATCAGTACCCGGGTTATGGGAAGCATCAGTCGCATTTATGTAAAAGCGGGCGACAAGGTAGCTAAAGGACAGTTGTTAGTAAGTATCTCTAACGCAGACATCATGGCTCAAAGGGCTCAGGCAGATGCAGCTATCTCTGAAGCTAAAGCAGCAGCAGCGGTTTCGGCAAAGGATTTGGAACGTTTCAAACAGCTTTATCAGAACCAGAGTGCTTCGGCTAAGGAACTGGAGAATGTTACTCTGCAACATCAGTCTATCAGCTCTAAACTGGAGACTGCCCTACAGATGAGGAATCAGGTAAATGCTATGCTGGCTTATACACGCATCACAGCTCCTTTCTCGGGAGTGATCACTAAGAAATTTATGGATGAGGGTAGTATGGCCAATCCGGGTATGCCGCTACTTGCCCTGGAACAAAGCGGAAACTTCCAGGCTGTAGTCTCTGTACCGGAATCGGACATAGCCAGAATTAAGCAGGGAGCAACGGTTAATCTTACAGTAAAATCATTGGGTATTACGTTCCCGGGAACCATTTCGGAGATTAGTCCCTCCTCTCAGTTCACCGGTGGACAATATGGAGTAAAGGTTGCAATAAGTGATAGTAAGTCGTTAGGAATCAAGGCAGGTATGTATGTGAATGTTTTAATTCCGGGCGAACAGGTAAAGAGCTCTCAACCTGCAAGAATGACAATTCCGGTGAAAGCCATTGTTAATAATGAACAGCTTACCGGAGTGTATGTGGTAAGCAAGGAAAACAAGGCTTTGCTTCGCTGGGTAAGATTAGGCAAGCAAATGGGCGACCGTGTAGAGGTGTTGTCGGGCTTGGCTCCTGACGAACGTTTTGTGGTAAGCACAGAAGGACGTGTATACAACGGCAGTAAGGTGATTGAATCAAAATGA
- a CDS encoding N-acetylmuramoyl-L-alanine amidase: MREINLIVIHCSATRVDKDITAQDINSAHKVRGFSSWGYHYYIRKNGKVEPMRNHDEVGAHARGYNAKSLGICYEGGLDTNGKPADTRTLSQQIALHSLVSKLLKEFPGCKVVGHRDLSPDKNYNGIIDPWERVKECPCFSVLDETWE; encoded by the coding sequence ATGAGAGAAATAAATTTAATTGTAATTCACTGCTCGGCAACGAGAGTTGATAAAGATATTACTGCACAAGACATTAATTCAGCACACAAAGTAAGAGGATTCAGTTCATGGGGTTATCACTACTACATTCGTAAAAACGGCAAAGTGGAACCAATGCGAAATCACGATGAAGTTGGAGCGCATGCAAGAGGATACAACGCAAAGTCTCTGGGTATCTGCTACGAAGGCGGACTGGACACCAACGGCAAACCAGCCGATACGCGCACACTGTCTCAGCAAATTGCACTGCATTCTCTGGTAAGCAAGTTACTAAAAGAGTTTCCCGGCTGCAAGGTAGTAGGCCATCGGGATCTTAGTCCGGACAAGAATTATAACGGCATTATCGATCCTTGGGAAAGGGTTAAGGAATGCCCCTGTTTTTCGGTTCTGGATGAAACGTGGGAATAG
- a CDS encoding HU family DNA-binding protein: MSVKYSVVMRKNPSKSSEPGKYYAHAQAYGEMDFDSLCEEVNGRCTVTRADVATAVEAILESMKKALAEGRIVRLGNFGSFQIGVRSNGAAKEDEFVSSMIRGTRISFRPGKLLTNMQKTLAYTQVAKLPVKVTNGGNEVG, translated from the coding sequence ATGAGTGTAAAGTATTCAGTAGTTATGAGAAAGAACCCGTCAAAATCATCTGAACCGGGAAAGTATTACGCACACGCACAGGCGTATGGTGAAATGGATTTTGATTCGCTTTGCGAAGAGGTAAACGGACGATGTACCGTAACCCGCGCCGATGTGGCTACAGCAGTGGAAGCAATTTTGGAATCGATGAAAAAGGCATTGGCCGAGGGTAGAATTGTTCGCCTGGGTAATTTCGGTAGCTTCCAAATTGGGGTGAGAAGTAACGGTGCCGCAAAAGAAGATGAGTTTGTGTCTTCCATGATTCGCGGAACCAGAATCAGTTTCCGTCCCGGTAAGTTGCTCACCAATATGCAAAAAACGCTTGCATATACGCAAGTAGCCAAGCTTCCGGTGAAGGTTACCAATGGTGGTAACGAGGTGGGATAG